A single window of Methanothermobacter marburgensis str. Marburg DNA harbors:
- a CDS encoding PHP domain-containing protein, with protein MIRIDPHIHTVYSGDARGTPRDVLKRASLVGLDAVAIADHNTMKGSLIAMEDSAEFGVTVVPAVELSTSAGHIVALGVQEEIQRGLTPAETMDEIHSQDALAIIPHPFVRYRQGLFVNERNLRVDAVETLNSRYIVGYSNWRARKFARKRGIPEIGASDAHFVEAVGSSFTFVESENTADDIIEGIRRGRTRPEGRRTPLPLIVREVINKKLIGRMRNDI; from the coding sequence ATGATAAGGATTGACCCCCACATACACACGGTATACTCAGGGGATGCAAGGGGAACGCCACGGGATGTGCTGAAGAGGGCATCCCTTGTGGGCCTCGATGCAGTTGCGATTGCAGACCACAATACAATGAAGGGATCCTTGATTGCAATGGAGGACTCAGCAGAGTTTGGGGTCACGGTGGTCCCTGCAGTGGAACTCAGCACATCCGCCGGTCACATAGTGGCACTGGGTGTGCAGGAGGAAATACAGAGGGGTCTCACCCCTGCAGAGACCATGGATGAGATACACTCACAGGACGCACTTGCCATAATACCACACCCATTTGTCAGGTACAGACAGGGACTCTTTGTGAACGAGAGAAACCTCCGTGTTGATGCAGTTGAAACCCTCAACTCCCGCTACATAGTTGGTTACTCCAACTGGAGGGCAAGGAAATTCGCAAGAAAGAGGGGCATCCCTGAGATAGGTGCAAGCGACGCACACTTTGTGGAGGCTGTTGGAAGTTCATTCACGTTTGTGGAGTCTGAAAATACAGCTGATGATATAATTGAAGGTATAAGAAGGGGTAGAACCAGGCCTGAGGGAAGAAGGACACCCCTTCCCCTGATTGTGAGGGAGGTAATCAACAAAAAACTCATAGGCAGGATGAGAAATGATATCTGA
- a CDS encoding ATP-binding cassette domain-containing protein → MKYAIETYDLTKVYGDFKAVDSLNMKIEKNSIFGFLGPNGAGKTTTIKMLTCLIPPTSGTARVAGYDILENPDEVRQQIGMVPQKVSLYEDLTARENVEMCADFYGMPEDLKETRIDELMELVDIKYAADKPVGQMSGGQQQKVSLVASLIHQPDILFLDEPTIGLDPTTKRVLWDLIEELNSSGHTIILCSHDMYEVELLCDYVGIINQGLLAAFDTPQGLKDTVIREEESLKAREIGTILERIQEETPESEKKVIEEMKKSGTCAGRELSMLITDLSDELIAELESLPVTLEVKRHHTGRIILELDESCDTAINDVLGAVIRNNARISSISTRDPSLEDVFMKVTGR, encoded by the coding sequence ATGAAATATGCCATAGAGACCTATGACCTCACAAAGGTCTACGGGGACTTCAAAGCAGTTGACAGCCTCAACATGAAGATAGAGAAGAACTCAATCTTCGGGTTCCTGGGGCCCAACGGGGCGGGTAAGACCACAACCATAAAGATGCTCACCTGCCTCATACCACCAACCTCAGGTACAGCCCGTGTCGCCGGATACGATATACTGGAGAACCCCGACGAGGTGAGACAGCAGATAGGTATGGTCCCCCAGAAGGTCAGCCTCTACGAGGACCTCACAGCAAGGGAGAACGTGGAGATGTGCGCAGACTTCTACGGGATGCCAGAGGACCTCAAGGAAACAAGGATCGATGAACTCATGGAGCTGGTTGACATAAAGTACGCGGCAGATAAACCCGTTGGACAGATGTCAGGGGGACAGCAGCAGAAGGTTTCACTGGTTGCAAGCCTGATACACCAGCCAGACATACTCTTCCTCGACGAACCAACCATAGGACTTGACCCGACAACAAAGAGGGTGCTGTGGGACCTCATCGAGGAACTGAACAGCAGCGGCCACACCATCATACTCTGCTCCCATGACATGTATGAGGTTGAACTCCTCTGTGACTACGTGGGTATAATAAATCAGGGTTTGCTAGCAGCCTTTGACACGCCCCAGGGCCTCAAGGACACCGTTATAAGAGAGGAGGAATCCCTAAAGGCACGGGAGATTGGCACCATACTTGAAAGAATTCAGGAGGAGACCCCTGAATCCGAAAAAAAGGTCATTGAGGAAATGAAAAAATCCGGGACCTGCGCCGGTAGGGAGCTCAGCATGCTGATCACCGACCTCAGCGACGAACTCATAGCTGAACTTGAATCCCTCCCGGTTACACTGGAGGTTAAAAGGCACCACACCGGCAGGATAATACTTGAACTGGATGAAAGCTGTGACACTGCCATAAATGACGTCCTCGGGGCAGTTATAAGGAACAATGCCAGGATCAGCTCAATTTCAACCAGGGACCCCTCACTTGAGGATGTATTTATGAAGGTTACAGGGAGGTAA
- a CDS encoding pyridoxamine 5'-phosphate oxidase family protein, whose translation MFRTLIIYESTYGSTEEAASTIGRILGPSRCCTTEEFQKDYREFDFFVIGSGVYRGRLHDRITDFIKKNPWLRDKPVAIFSVSLSPDDGRRALSEAEKLLGGAVHSATLGGRMILDRLSDGDIEDLRRFSEVAGIEIKDSDLFDISEVIEVALDLKEIRDSLMTDIDEDKLRESIDEFLRSHNTCVLATCHGNRPRATPLEYVYDGESIYVITEGGEKFAGILENSNASVAVYEDYTSMSNLAGMQITGAVDILDEDESERIYNLRGLNPESMRNLPVDMNVIRISIHRVEFLNSRFREASSGAKQVFWFKEKV comes from the coding sequence ATGTTCAGGACACTCATAATCTATGAGAGCACCTACGGCTCCACAGAGGAAGCCGCATCAACCATCGGGAGAATACTCGGGCCCTCAAGGTGCTGCACCACAGAAGAGTTTCAGAAAGACTACAGGGAATTTGACTTCTTCGTTATTGGTTCAGGGGTTTACAGGGGCCGTTTACACGACAGAATAACCGATTTTATAAAGAAAAATCCCTGGCTTCGTGATAAACCCGTGGCGATATTCTCAGTTTCCCTGAGCCCGGATGATGGTAGAAGGGCTCTCAGTGAGGCTGAAAAACTTCTTGGGGGTGCTGTCCATTCAGCCACCCTTGGTGGGCGTATGATCCTTGACAGACTCTCTGATGGGGATATTGAGGATCTCAGGAGGTTCTCTGAGGTTGCTGGAATTGAAATTAAGGATTCCGACCTCTTTGATATCTCAGAGGTGATTGAAGTTGCCCTTGACCTTAAAGAAATCAGGGACTCACTTATGACTGACATTGATGAGGATAAACTCCGTGAATCCATTGATGAATTTCTGAGGTCCCATAACACATGTGTCCTTGCAACCTGCCATGGTAACCGACCAAGGGCAACACCCCTTGAATACGTGTATGACGGTGAGTCCATATACGTGATCACCGAGGGTGGGGAGAAATTTGCCGGTATCCTTGAGAACAGCAACGCCTCTGTTGCAGTTTACGAGGACTACACATCCATGAGCAACCTGGCAGGGATGCAGATAACCGGTGCTGTGGATATACTGGATGAAGATGAATCAGAGAGGATCTATAATCTAAGGGGTCTCAATCCTGAGTCCATGAGAAACCTCCCCGTGGATATGAACGTCATAAGGATCTCCATCCACAGGGTTGAGTTCCTAAACAGCAGGTTCAGGGAGGCCTCATCGGGCGCAAAACAGGTGTTCTGGTTTAAAGAGAAGGTCTAA
- a CDS encoding DUF63 family protein: MISELQKFLESNFFYLHPGYTPLNTVVFGLVLGFAVLIILRMFRWLKKDPRELLVPLLPFIFLGSGARALVDNGIYPLTHLLVTPGIYVLVGLTAIATLLVSVKLEKLYGWDYRKLVFATGAVLSIPNIISMQKINPVPFFSVLGVFMASAFLFYIIGLKWELLRERMNLYVVYAHLFDASSTYVAVDLYGYAEQHVLPSAFTALTGTALVMFPLKIAVILLGLYAIDRYVEDPGDSALLKLVIFILGLAPGLRNFLSLSMAV; encoded by the coding sequence ATGATATCTGAGCTTCAGAAGTTCCTGGAGAGCAACTTCTTCTACCTCCACCCTGGCTACACGCCCCTCAACACGGTTGTTTTTGGCCTTGTACTCGGGTTTGCCGTTCTCATCATACTCAGAATGTTCAGGTGGCTTAAAAAGGACCCCAGGGAACTCCTTGTGCCACTGCTTCCCTTCATATTTCTCGGGTCAGGTGCAAGGGCCCTTGTTGATAATGGGATCTATCCACTCACCCATCTCCTTGTGACCCCTGGCATATATGTCCTTGTGGGACTCACGGCAATAGCAACGCTCCTCGTCTCGGTTAAACTTGAGAAACTTTATGGATGGGATTACAGAAAGCTTGTATTTGCTACAGGGGCGGTTCTTTCCATTCCAAACATCATAAGCATGCAGAAAATTAATCCCGTACCCTTTTTCTCTGTACTGGGAGTATTCATGGCATCTGCATTCCTTTTCTATATAATAGGTCTTAAATGGGAACTTCTAAGGGAGAGGATGAATCTCTACGTGGTGTACGCGCACCTTTTTGATGCATCCTCAACCTATGTTGCGGTTGACCTCTATGGCTATGCTGAGCAGCATGTCCTGCCATCGGCATTCACGGCCCTGACTGGCACGGCCCTTGTGATGTTCCCCCTAAAGATAGCGGTCATACTGTTGGGTCTATATGCCATTGACAGGTACGTTGAGGACCCGGGGGACTCGGCTCTACTTAAACTTGTTATATTCATACTTGGCCTAGCACCGGGCCTCAGGAACTTTCTGAGTCTCAGCATGGCGGTTTAA
- a CDS encoding 2-isopropylmalate synthase, whose protein sequence is MYIEEVKPEMKLPETVRIFDTTLRDGEQTPGVALTVDEKICIARKLDSLGVDTIEAGFPAASPGEMDSVRRIADLDLDANTCGLARVLREDIDAVIDCGADYIHTFIGTSPLHRKYKLKMSPEEIIDRAVFGVEYAVEHGLRVEFSAEDATRTEFDYLVGVYRAAEDAGADMINVPDTVGVMIPRAMNRLIRGLRDEVRTPISVHCHNDFGLAVANSLAAVEAGASQVHATINGLGERAGNAALEEVVMALITRYDLPLTIKTTELVNISEFVSKITGVRMPPNKAIVGENAFAHEAGIHVHGVLEKAETYEPITPEMVGHKRRIVLGKHTGANALRSKLQEYGIDMNEDQFCTLYEQVKRLGDKGKRITDADLRAMAVTILGKATREIVKLEGIAVMTGESVMPTATVKLRIGDEIKTTSMTGVGPVDAAINAIQSLVSETADIELDEYNIEAITGGTNALAEVFVVMSDADGNKATGRSTREDIVMASVEAVLDAINKILSLK, encoded by the coding sequence ATGTACATAGAAGAGGTTAAACCGGAAATGAAGCTACCTGAGACGGTGAGAATATTTGACACAACACTCAGGGACGGTGAGCAGACACCTGGAGTGGCGCTCACGGTGGATGAGAAGATATGCATAGCAAGGAAACTGGACTCCCTTGGAGTTGACACAATAGAGGCAGGGTTTCCTGCAGCCTCCCCAGGGGAGATGGACTCAGTAAGGAGGATAGCTGACCTTGATCTTGATGCGAATACTTGTGGTTTGGCAAGGGTGCTAAGGGAGGACATAGACGCTGTTATTGACTGCGGCGCTGACTACATACACACCTTCATAGGGACATCACCCCTCCACAGGAAGTACAAGCTCAAAATGTCCCCTGAGGAGATAATAGACAGGGCGGTATTTGGGGTGGAATATGCGGTTGAACATGGGCTCAGGGTGGAATTCTCTGCCGAGGACGCCACGAGGACAGAATTTGATTACCTTGTGGGGGTATACAGGGCCGCAGAGGATGCAGGGGCCGACATGATAAATGTGCCGGACACTGTGGGGGTGATGATACCCCGGGCCATGAACCGCCTCATAAGGGGTCTCAGGGATGAGGTCAGGACACCCATCAGCGTCCACTGCCACAATGACTTTGGACTGGCCGTTGCAAACTCCCTTGCAGCGGTGGAGGCAGGCGCATCACAGGTGCATGCAACCATCAACGGGCTCGGTGAAAGGGCAGGGAATGCAGCCCTTGAGGAGGTTGTGATGGCCCTCATAACCCGCTATGACCTCCCCCTCACCATAAAGACAACGGAACTTGTGAACATCTCGGAATTCGTATCAAAGATAACGGGGGTAAGGATGCCCCCCAACAAGGCAATCGTGGGTGAAAACGCCTTTGCACATGAGGCAGGCATACACGTCCATGGGGTTCTTGAGAAGGCAGAGACCTATGAACCCATAACCCCCGAGATGGTTGGCCACAAGAGGAGGATAGTCCTCGGCAAGCACACAGGGGCCAACGCCCTCAGATCAAAGCTTCAGGAATATGGCATAGATATGAACGAGGACCAGTTCTGCACCCTCTATGAACAGGTCAAAAGACTAGGAGATAAGGGGAAAAGGATCACCGACGCAGATCTTCGGGCAATGGCCGTCACGATACTTGGAAAGGCAACAAGGGAGATTGTGAAGCTTGAGGGCATAGCGGTGATGACAGGTGAGAGTGTGATGCCAACGGCCACAGTGAAGCTGAGGATCGGAGATGAGATCAAGACAACATCAATGACCGGGGTGGGGCCTGTTGATGCGGCCATAAACGCCATACAGAGCCTAGTAAGTGAAACAGCAGATATAGAACTTGATGAGTACAACATAGAGGCAATAACAGGCGGTACCAACGCCCTTGCAGAGGTCTTCGTTGTCATGAGCGACGCCGACGGCAACAAGGCAACAGGAAGATCCACCAGGGAGGATATAGTGATGGCGAGTGTGGAGGCGGTCCTCGATGCAATCAACAAGATCCTGAGCCTCAAATAG
- a CDS encoding nitrogenase component 1, giving the protein MEPVSTCKLFGAVRAVSGICNAVPLIHGPRGCAYHIGYLLTARGGKRIRVLSTELTESDVVFGAADKLKKAIIDADRTLKPELIAVMSSCATSIIGEDIGRAAEEVKGEIDSKIITISAGGFESNQGEGYLEVMMTLIESIAADAKPSDEPSINIIGEFRGGPDLNHIVDTLGRMGVSVNCVLTSGSTVGDIEGIASAHLNYSFCDVSGIGPCRFLEEEFGIPFIHHPIPLGFSNTLRFYEVILEHLSIDYTLQDEVSEYAEERDRLRSELEGVRVGIVSGPTRAVALAGFVTELGMKPAVVAMDMIGEYTLENLSGTGLRSEVLVGADLSELEDALIRNEPEVILGGVAETRFSESLGAPLIDVMHGYALTAGFRGACVTGGRVLEAVRSRSY; this is encoded by the coding sequence ATGGAGCCAGTATCAACATGTAAACTCTTCGGGGCTGTAAGGGCTGTTTCAGGCATCTGCAATGCTGTACCACTCATCCATGGCCCCAGGGGCTGCGCATACCACATCGGATACCTTCTGACGGCAAGGGGAGGTAAGAGAATAAGGGTTCTATCAACAGAACTCACTGAATCAGATGTGGTATTTGGGGCAGCCGATAAACTCAAAAAGGCCATAATTGATGCCGACAGAACCCTTAAACCGGAACTCATAGCTGTTATGAGCTCCTGTGCAACAAGCATAATAGGTGAGGATATAGGGAGGGCTGCAGAGGAGGTTAAGGGGGAAATCGACTCTAAAATCATAACCATCAGTGCAGGGGGCTTTGAGTCAAACCAGGGCGAAGGATACCTTGAGGTCATGATGACACTCATTGAGTCCATTGCAGCTGATGCAAAACCATCAGATGAGCCATCAATCAACATCATAGGGGAGTTCAGGGGCGGCCCCGACCTCAACCATATTGTGGATACCCTTGGCAGGATGGGTGTTTCTGTGAACTGTGTGCTCACATCCGGGAGCACAGTCGGTGACATTGAGGGAATCGCGTCAGCCCATCTGAACTATTCCTTCTGTGATGTATCAGGAATAGGGCCCTGCAGGTTTCTCGAGGAGGAATTCGGGATTCCATTCATCCACCACCCAATTCCCCTCGGATTTTCAAACACCCTGAGGTTCTATGAGGTGATACTTGAACACCTCAGCATTGATTACACCCTTCAGGATGAAGTCAGTGAATACGCTGAGGAAAGGGATCGTCTGAGATCGGAACTGGAGGGTGTGAGGGTCGGTATAGTTTCAGGGCCCACAAGGGCCGTTGCACTGGCTGGATTTGTAACTGAACTTGGAATGAAACCCGCTGTGGTGGCAATGGACATGATTGGTGAGTACACACTTGAGAACCTCTCTGGAACTGGCCTGAGGTCGGAGGTCCTGGTTGGGGCTGATCTCTCTGAGCTGGAGGATGCGCTTATCAGGAATGAACCTGAGGTCATACTCGGTGGAGTTGCAGAGACACGGTTTTCAGAATCACTGGGGGCGCCGCTTATCGATGTTATGCATGGTTATGCCCTCACTGCAGGGTTCAGGGGCGCATGTGTAACCGGCGGCAGGGTACTTGAAGCGGTTAGGTCCAGAAGTTATTAA
- the albA gene encoding DNA-binding protein Alba: MSEENVVYIGNKPVMNYVLAVVTQMNGGTSEVILKARGRAISRAVDVAEIVRNRFIPDIQIENIDICTEEIIGNEGTATNVSAIEIQLRKD; this comes from the coding sequence ATGTCAGAGGAGAATGTAGTATACATCGGAAACAAGCCTGTAATGAACTATGTTCTGGCCGTAGTGACTCAGATGAACGGTGGAACCAGTGAAGTGATCCTTAAAGCCCGTGGAAGAGCTATAAGCAGGGCTGTTGACGTTGCGGAGATTGTCAGGAACCGTTTCATACCAGACATACAGATAGAGAACATTGACATATGTACAGAGGAGATCATTGGTAACGAGGGAACCGCTACCAATGTTTCAGCAATAGAAATCCAGCTCAGAAAGGATTAG
- a CDS encoding outer membrane protein assembly factor BamB family protein, with product MMRKSLIAALIIIGMVLSPVSAADWPLFHGDQQRTGFSEEPSDFSARTWYLSIGGIKSSPAIFNKVAYIGSVDGKVYAVNLETGSVVWSYRTGGAVVSSPAVVNGTLYVGSGDGYLYAIDTDTGDLEWKFKTGNRIESSPAVSGGTVYVGSDDCRLYAVDADDGSKKWEFYAGEAVKSSPLVVNGTVYFGSCNGNVYALSESDGKEKWSYTTGDQVISSPAFWNGTIYVGSDDGNMYALSESDGSAVWRYSLGDRVRSTPAIDTEENSLFAGCDDGNVTSLDTRTGTLKWSFKTGGAVRSAPALFENMVAVGSDDGTLHILNKYTGKEEWSYSPGYYLFNSPASSSPVVYGKTIYFATENGYIYALDSKKKEGPTSPFAYYVAAIIIAIIGAGAVIRRVARK from the coding sequence ATGATGAGGAAAAGTTTAATTGCGGCACTTATAATCATTGGGATGGTTTTAAGTCCTGTATCAGCTGCAGACTGGCCCCTCTTCCATGGGGACCAGCAGCGCACAGGTTTCTCTGAGGAGCCAAGTGACTTCTCAGCAAGGACATGGTATCTCTCCATCGGCGGGATAAAGTCATCACCCGCAATATTCAACAAGGTTGCCTACATCGGCTCAGTCGATGGAAAGGTTTATGCGGTGAACCTCGAGACCGGTTCAGTTGTCTGGAGCTACCGGACAGGGGGCGCGGTTGTATCATCCCCTGCGGTGGTCAATGGTACCCTTTATGTGGGTTCAGGGGACGGATACCTCTACGCCATAGACACAGACACCGGTGACCTCGAATGGAAATTTAAAACAGGCAACAGGATAGAGTCATCCCCTGCAGTTAGCGGGGGTACCGTATATGTGGGGTCAGATGACTGCAGGCTTTACGCAGTTGATGCGGATGACGGGTCAAAGAAGTGGGAGTTCTATGCCGGGGAGGCTGTTAAATCATCACCACTTGTGGTGAACGGAACCGTCTACTTTGGATCATGCAACGGTAATGTCTATGCCCTATCAGAGTCCGACGGAAAGGAGAAGTGGAGCTACACAACCGGTGACCAGGTTATATCATCACCGGCCTTCTGGAACGGAACCATCTATGTGGGGTCAGATGACGGGAACATGTATGCCCTATCAGAGTCCGATGGAAGCGCGGTCTGGAGGTACAGCCTCGGTGACAGGGTCAGGTCAACACCCGCCATTGACACAGAGGAGAACAGCCTCTTTGCTGGATGCGATGACGGCAACGTGACCTCACTTGACACAAGGACAGGTACCCTGAAATGGTCATTCAAAACAGGCGGTGCCGTGAGATCAGCGCCAGCACTCTTTGAGAACATGGTGGCTGTGGGCTCAGATGACGGGACACTCCACATCCTCAACAAGTACACAGGGAAGGAGGAGTGGAGCTACTCACCGGGTTACTACCTTTTCAACTCACCAGCAAGTTCATCACCCGTAGTCTACGGCAAAACCATCTACTTTGCAACAGAAAACGGCTACATCTACGCCCTTGACTCCAAAAAGAAGGAGGGCCCAACCTCACCATTCGCATACTATGTGGCGGCGATAATAATAGCCATCATAGGGGCCGGAGCCGTGATAAGAAGGGTTGCAAGAAAATAA
- a CDS encoding PadR family transcriptional regulator, protein MCAENGPHGKGGQFDEKIIKSFMRGFGKTMILWMISREKIHGYEIMRRLEKFYSIKGMHCQEIKPPGPSVIYPVLHDLEKKGLIRGSWEMHGEKRVKYYEITPLGNETIERIRDIMKNHISRIWEDFWNDMFPCEREEEE, encoded by the coding sequence ATGTGTGCAGAAAATGGCCCCCATGGAAAGGGGGGACAGTTTGACGAGAAGATAATAAAGAGTTTCATGAGGGGATTCGGAAAAACAATGATCCTCTGGATGATAAGCAGGGAAAAGATCCATGGATACGAGATAATGCGACGACTTGAGAAGTTCTACTCGATCAAGGGGATGCACTGCCAGGAGATCAAACCGCCCGGTCCAAGCGTCATCTACCCAGTACTCCACGACCTGGAGAAGAAGGGACTCATAAGGGGTTCATGGGAGATGCACGGGGAGAAGAGGGTCAAGTACTACGAGATAACCCCGCTGGGAAATGAAACAATAGAGAGGATCCGTGATATAATGAAAAACCACATCTCAAGAATATGGGAGGACTTCTGGAACGACATGTTCCCATGTGAGAGGGAGGAGGAAGAATGA
- a CDS encoding ABC transporter permease, protein MEMKKVMWMLKKDLIVLWRHKPRLISIILFPILMITLFGYGMGGTLENIPVVIVEQSSGPLTDQTVAAMRNMSLYDIKDIMKDPETARDMVDAGEVKAAIILPPNYDNLTDEPTVVMYLDSSDQLASQALVPATQALFSRLSGEIAVQKMQSPAVNIQNQNSTPGETGFQSIVSTINFQVDRIYGDVKYMDFLVPAVLAMTIMFSCMFGMGQSIAGERERGELARLFMTPTSVSTVVGGKIISKLVIESGRAFLLLCVAILLFGIKINGSMLLTVLLLVLTALCFVGFGIMISARVGTQEDYMQMVMPFAMPMMFVSGVFYPIETMPWVFQKLAYVVPLTYANDALRSVMLKGAGVGDIWLDLAVLVGFTLLFFAMGVTRFNRDI, encoded by the coding sequence ATGGAAATGAAGAAGGTAATGTGGATGCTCAAGAAGGACCTCATAGTCCTCTGGAGGCACAAACCCCGCCTCATATCAATCATACTGTTCCCCATACTCATGATAACCCTCTTCGGTTACGGTATGGGTGGTACACTGGAGAACATACCTGTGGTTATAGTTGAGCAGAGCAGCGGACCCCTCACAGACCAGACCGTCGCTGCAATGAGGAACATGAGCCTCTACGATATTAAGGATATCATGAAGGACCCTGAAACCGCAAGGGACATGGTGGACGCCGGGGAGGTCAAGGCGGCAATAATACTGCCCCCCAACTATGACAATCTCACAGACGAGCCAACAGTGGTCATGTACCTTGACTCCTCTGACCAGCTGGCAAGTCAGGCCCTGGTACCTGCAACCCAGGCGCTGTTCAGCAGGCTTTCAGGTGAAATAGCGGTTCAGAAGATGCAGAGCCCCGCTGTGAATATTCAGAACCAGAATTCAACCCCCGGGGAGACGGGCTTTCAGAGCATCGTGAGCACGATAAACTTCCAGGTTGACAGGATCTACGGGGACGTCAAGTACATGGATTTCCTTGTGCCCGCGGTACTTGCAATGACCATAATGTTCTCCTGCATGTTCGGTATGGGACAGTCAATTGCAGGGGAAAGGGAGAGGGGAGAACTCGCACGTCTCTTCATGACCCCCACAAGCGTTTCAACAGTTGTTGGGGGTAAAATAATCTCAAAACTGGTTATAGAAAGTGGAAGAGCATTCCTGCTGCTCTGTGTCGCCATACTACTCTTCGGAATAAAGATCAACGGCAGCATGCTCCTTACGGTCCTTCTACTTGTACTCACAGCACTGTGCTTTGTGGGATTCGGAATAATGATATCGGCGAGGGTGGGGACCCAGGAGGACTACATGCAGATGGTTATGCCCTTTGCAATGCCCATGATGTTCGTATCAGGGGTCTTTTACCCCATTGAGACCATGCCATGGGTGTTCCAGAAGCTGGCCTACGTGGTGCCCCTCACCTATGCCAACGACGCTCTTAGGTCAGTGATGCTGAAGGGTGCAGGTGTCGGGGACATCTGGCTTGACCTGGCCGTGCTTGTGGGATTCACACTCCTGTTCTTTGCAATGGGGGTTACCAGGTTTAACAGGGACATTTAG
- a CDS encoding DUF1786 domain-containing protein: MKILAVDVGAGTQDIMYHDTAVDRIENSIKMVLPSPTRIIAERIRGISEDVFIHGQTMGGGPVSRAIIEHLERGYRVVMTHEAARTIRDDLERVRAMGIEISDRDPGLRRVKLTDVDLGAIAGALGHFDVELEIDFLGVAVQDHGAGGDMGDRNFRFMKIREKLREPVKPQEFSYLGNVPDYFTRMKSIEGAAEHPLLLMDSKFASIAGALLDPAVNSAGPLVAVDVGNGHTLAASVLDGRIHGVMEHHTKMLSPEKLEELLLKLAHGEITHREVHGDGGHGAHVLGGVGEPEVVVATGPQRSILDETSLRVHHAAPAGDVMMTGPVGLIGSIEYRVMH, translated from the coding sequence ATGAAGATACTTGCAGTTGATGTGGGGGCAGGGACCCAGGATATAATGTACCATGATACTGCAGTTGATAGAATTGAAAATTCCATAAAGATGGTACTGCCCTCACCCACAAGGATAATCGCAGAAAGGATCAGGGGAATCAGTGAGGACGTCTTCATTCATGGCCAGACAATGGGAGGGGGACCCGTGAGCAGGGCCATAATTGAGCACCTTGAGAGGGGTTACAGGGTTGTAATGACCCATGAGGCAGCAAGGACCATCAGGGATGACCTTGAAAGGGTCAGGGCGATGGGGATAGAGATATCAGACAGGGACCCTGGCCTGAGGAGGGTGAAGTTAACGGATGTTGATCTCGGGGCCATAGCAGGGGCCCTCGGACACTTTGACGTTGAACTGGAAATCGACTTCCTGGGGGTGGCTGTTCAGGACCATGGTGCGGGTGGTGATATGGGTGATAGAAACTTCCGCTTCATGAAGATCAGGGAGAAACTAAGAGAACCAGTGAAACCTCAGGAGTTCTCATACCTTGGCAATGTCCCAGATTACTTCACCAGGATGAAATCCATTGAGGGGGCAGCTGAGCACCCCCTCCTTCTGATGGATTCCAAGTTCGCCTCAATAGCAGGGGCTCTCCTTGACCCCGCAGTGAACTCAGCTGGGCCGCTAGTCGCTGTTGATGTGGGTAACGGCCACACCCTGGCAGCCAGCGTACTGGATGGCAGGATACATGGGGTCATGGAGCACCACACAAAGATGCTGTCCCCTGAAAAACTTGAGGAACTCCTCCTGAAACTCGCCCATGGGGAGATAACCCACCGGGAGGTCCATGGCGACGGAGGTCATGGTGCCCATGTCCTTGGAGGGGTGGGTGAGCCTGAGGTGGTTGTTGCAACTGGTCCACAGAGGAGTATTCTCGATGAAACATCCCTCAGGGTCCACCATGCTGCACCGGCAGGGGACGTCATGATGACAGGGCCCGTGGGGCTCATAGGAAGCATAGAATACAGGGTGATGCACTGA